The DNA segment GGTACGACACGTCGATCGTCGAGGCCGCGCGCACGCACTCGATCCCCGAGGCGTTCGTCCGCGCCGTCATCCGCGTCGAGTCCGATTACAACCCCGACGTCGTGTCGGTCGCCGGCGCGCAGGGGCTCATGCAGCTCATGCCCGGCACGGCCAAGCGCATGGGCTGCGCGAACAGCTTCGATCCGCACTCGAACATCATGGGCGGCACGCGCTACCTGCGCTACCTCGCCAACATGTTCGGCGGCGACATGGTGCTCACGATCGCGGGGTACCACGCCGGAGAGGGCGCGGTGCTCAAGTACGGCGGCGTGCCGCCCTACACGATGACGCACTCGTACATCAAGCGCGTCCTCGCCCGTTACTACGAGTACAAGAAAAAAATACAGTGATTTGCATGCTCTCGGACGTGAAAAAATTATTGCGTTTTGCCGCAAACGTTGTAGATTTCCTCAACCGTTGTTCGGCAGAGGGATCAGGTGCCGCGGATTAAGCGAAGAAGTGAATAACCCGCGCCCCTGAACGTCGGACGAACACAAGAAATGTTATTAGGGGATTCCCTAAGACAACTCACAGAAGGAGAGAGAGATGAAGAAGGTATTTGCTATCCTGCTCGTGTCCGTGTTCGCGTTCGCGATGGTTGCCTGCGGTGACGACGATGACGCCGGTGGCGGCCCCTGTGATGATTATGCCGACATGGTCCAGGACGACATCGATACCGTTTGCGGCGATTTCCCGGACTGCTCCATCTGTGAGCCGGTGGAAGAGGGCGAGGGCGAGGGCGAGGTCGACGAGGATGCTTGCCAGGAAGCGATCGACATCTACGACTCCGCCGCCATGATCGACACCTTCACCCTTCTCTGCGAGATGGAGGCGGGTGAGTAATTCTCCCTTCCTGGCCTCGGGCCAGTTTCCTCCCCTAGATCGCCCACACCGACGAAGAAGCAGCTCCGTTCGAACGGACGGGAAGACAGTGCCTCTGCGAGCTCCGTTGGCGCTCGTCACTGCGCTCTGGGCGGCAGCGTTCGGCTGCGGCGACCGGACGGACGTGCCTTCGATCGGCGACGGCAAGATCCCGTTCGACGAGGACGCGGATCCGCCGGTGTGCCAGGACGAGGAGATCACCCAGGTCGTCGACGTCCACGAGCACATCATGGGAGCCGAAGGCCTCGACGTGCTGTTGGCGGTGCTGGGCGAGGTCGGAATCGACAGGACCGTGGCGTTCGCGATGCTGGACACCCGGTACGAGGACAGCCTCCTCCTCATCGAGGAGGCGACGAGCAACGGGATGCTGATCCCGTTCACGACGGTCGACGTGCGCGATCCCGCCGCCCTGCTCTTTCTCGAGGAATCCCTGGACGCCGGCGCCGTGGGGCTGAAGCTGTTCAGCGGGCACGGCGAGTACCACGGGGACACGCCGCTCGACTCTCCATTGGCCGAGCCGATCTACGACTACCTCGAAGCCACTGGCACGCCCCTTTTAATGCACGTGAACGGCGGCCTCTACCTGGATGAGCTCGAGCGGGTCCTCGACGCCCACCCGGATCTCGTGATGATCTGCCCGCACCTCTGCCTGCTGTC comes from the Pseudomonadota bacterium genome and includes:
- a CDS encoding lytic transglycosylase domain-containing protein; the encoded protein is MRARTLALLAVLVAAAPDASADIYSFTDKDGTVHFTNLRPGGRDKGKYKIYMRTPEQRMARPGVVPVGARSKDPARYSRYDTSIVEAARTHSIPEAFVRAVIRVESDYNPDVVSVAGAQGLMQLMPGTAKRMGCANSFDPHSNIMGGTRYLRYLANMFGGDMVLTIAGYHAGEGAVLKYGGVPPYTMTHSYIKRVLARYYEYKKKIQ
- a CDS encoding amidohydrolase, whose translation is MALVTALWAAAFGCGDRTDVPSIGDGKIPFDEDADPPVCQDEEITQVVDVHEHIMGAEGLDVLLAVLGEVGIDRTVAFAMLDTRYEDSLLLIEEATSNGMLIPFTTVDVRDPAALLFLEESLDAGAVGLKLFSGHGEYHGDTPLDSPLAEPIYDYLEATGTPLLMHVNGGLYLDELERVLDAHPDLVMICPHLCLLSKDPGRLAQLLDTHPNLSVDLSFGNPMAELQGFTTLSENIDLWRRFVRVYVDRVNLGSDTVFMGEAVNANSLSDVRSYLDFVRHERFFYEGEEYNGLGADACTQKHILQHNPERFVAGLPPQRAP